In the genome of Ostrinia nubilalis chromosome 30, ilOstNubi1.1, whole genome shotgun sequence, one region contains:
- the LOC135085922 gene encoding uncharacterized protein LOC135085922 has translation MHAVITFIDVKIYNVEPVVVSMQRDYRRWWSTFPAVTACFTDRVEPDKAKLAIEMNWNVTEESDPTRYAYYAGFIDLVTDVSFRSNLQNFWKYQNDESVRGIDLLQLALSVHPTILLKVMVSDSIKEVFWMPVMTEVGMCLTFNSMYARFQFMLPDMEWHQSELHKCHYHSGQCYVRIDSVNNGVRYFVHSPFEISTAISNPTGEVMPGEELIIDFKVRNKINRQMLD, from the exons ATgcacgccgtgataacttttatcgacgtcaaaat ATACAACGTGGAGCCGGTGGTGGTGTCGATGCAGCGCGACTATCGGCGCTGGTGGAGCACCTTCCCCGCCGTCACCGCCTGCTTCACCGACCGCGTGGAGCCCGACAAGGCCAAGCTGGCCATCGAGAT GAATTGGAACGTGACAGAAGAGTCTGACCCGACCCGCTACGCGTACTACGCCGGGTTCATCGACCTGGTGACTGACGTGTCCTTCAGGAGCAACCTGCAGAACTTCTGGAAGTACCAGAACGATGAGTCCGTGAGGGGCATCGATCTGCTGCAGCTGGCTCTGAGCGTGCACCCGACTATACTGCTGAAGGTCATGGTTTCGGACTCTATTAAAGAG GTGTTCTGGATGCCAGTCATGACAGAGGTGGGCATGTGTCTGACCTTCAACTCGATGTATGCGAGGTTCCAGTTCATGCTGCCAGACATGGAATGGCACCAGAGTGAACTGCATAAATGCCACTACCATAGCGGGCAGTGCTATGTCAGGATCGACTCCGTGAACAATGGTGTTAGG TATTTCGTCCATTCTCCGTTCGAGATATCCACCGCAATCTCCAATCCGACTGGAGAGGTAATGCCGGGGGAGGAGCTGATTATCGACTTTAAGGTCAGGAACAAaataaatcgtcaaatgcttGATTGA
- the LOC135085858 gene encoding uncharacterized protein LOC135085858, which translates to MDASRLLSLAVLLLALVSRSVAVTTEAEPPSTVTSAEEIETTTMSPPPPPRNCSTAKRVEGVCVLRQDCDHSVGPIDLSLYKPKWYTSPCLDDEVCCPFTALVVQAQPTGETEDNSVNDSSFD; encoded by the exons AAGTTTGGCAGTTTTGTTGTTGGCGCTAGTGTCGCGGTCAGTCGCCGTCACTACAGAAGCTGAACCACCCTCAACTGTGACCTCTGCTGAAGAAATTGAAA CCACAACCATGTCACCACCGCCGCCCCCACGCAATTGCTCGACTGCGAAGCGCGTCGAAGGCGTCTGCGTTCTGAGACAGGACTGCGACCACAGCGTGGGACCTATAGACCTGAGCTTGTACAAGCCTAAATGGTACACCAG CCCCTGCTTGGACGACGAAGTGTGCTGTCCTTTCACGGCTCTCGTCGTACAAGCACAACCTACCGGCGAAACCGAAGACAACTCCGTCAATGATTCGTCTTTTGATTAG
- the LOC135086088 gene encoding uncharacterized protein LOC135086088: MSTATTDNEDVMIVDNNDTALLTSLGDLAEKPLIMLFLRLIGNDTKQNTVLTNAQIIDILQKEFEMDIVYTHELEVEIYLNLLKRFLKDWPQWDEFDFDINILKDQKNIAKMKDMLQSNYGSLKKYLQSMLTAVDPMLKKVIKEVNESTVREPTTTSNDEVAIEVKCTRQQLNELFFRRPHPEQNNTIFNIELPSEKIRLQPVAVQSILNWPGIRISISIPGLMYKREIKMPLKHLLINKKLNYPPPPLQEAKTNYQVRTARMTNHGHVDVKTFYDIIHRIGNGKYRNQDLMDKIWMLSALIKSDLEEAPKYIYSPSSYRQNLSKYPYKRLLCAEVNSDSFSSNNYDLVLEESGIPQLQYHFIRFSDPELEITQDASFLKLECTLCECIFAGAYMFSMIQAHFEFHRGEKDYQCSGCHVVFSMEQLTASKWRHVCDHEPSK, encoded by the exons ATGTCCACAGCTACTACGGACAACGAGGACGTGATGATTGTGGACAATAATGATACGGCTTTACTTACAAGTTTAGGCGATTTAGCTG AAAAACCTCTCATAATGCTGTTTCTACGTCTAATAGGAAACGATACGAAGCAAAATACTGTTTTAACTAACGCCCAAATAATAGACATACTACAAAAAGAGTTTGAAATGGACATCGTGTACACACATGAATTGGAAGTAGAGATCTACCTGAACCTACTCAAGCGTTTCTTAAAAGATTGGCCTCAATGGGACGAGTTTGACTTCGACATAAACATATTGAAAGACCAAAAAAATATCGCCAAAATGAAAGATATGCTGCAAAGTAATTACGGAAGCCTCAAAAAGTACCTGCAGTCCATGTTAACGGCAGTCGATCCGATGCTCAAGAAAGTTATAAAAGAAGTAAATGAAAGCACTGTCAGAGAACCGACGACGACGTCAAACGACGAGGTGGCAATCGAAGTTAAATGCACAAGGCAACAGCTGAATGAATTGTTTTTCAGGCGGCCGCATCCGGAacaaaataacaccattttCAACATTGAGCTTCCTTCGGAGAAAATCAGGTTGCAGCCTGTCGCTGTCCAATCTATTTTGAATTGGCCTGGGATACGAATAAGCATTTCGATTCCTGGATTAATGTACAAGCGAGAAATCAAGATGCCGTTAAAGCATTTATTGATCAATAAAAAACTAAACTACCCTCCTCCACCACTACAGGAGGCGAAGACAAATTACCAAGTCCGGACAGCCCGAATGACCAATCATGGTCATGTAGACGTAAAAACGTTCTACGATATAATTCACAGGATTGGCAACGGGAAATACCGCAACCAAGACCTTATGGATAAAATTTGGATGCTGAGTGCATTGATCAAATCTGACCTAGAAGAAGCGCCGAAATATATTTACAGTCCGTCTAGCTACCGTCAGAATTTGAGCAAGTATCCGTATAAGAGATTGTTGTGTGCCGAAGTGAACTCAGATTCATTTTCTTCTAATAATTACGATTTGGTGCTTGAAGAGTCGGGAATACCTCAGCTTCAATACCATTTCATAAGGTTCAGCGACCCTGAGCTTGAAATAACTCAAGATGCGTCCTTTTTAAAACTTGAGTGTACGTTATGCGAGTGCATTTTCGCTGGGGCTTATATGTTTTCTATGATCCAGGCGCACTTTGAGTTCCATCGGGGTGAGAAAGATTACCAGTGTTCAGGTTGTCACGTTGTGTTTTCTATGGAGCAGTTGACGGCGTCAAAATGGCGGCATGTGTGTGATCATGAACCTTCAAAGTGA